A genomic window from Homalodisca vitripennis isolate AUS2020 unplaced genomic scaffold, UT_GWSS_2.1 ScUCBcl_179;HRSCAF=1516, whole genome shotgun sequence includes:
- the LOC124370434 gene encoding uncharacterized protein LOC124370434, translated as MSFNDNKPFWCEFIELYREQRALWDIKSKNYSNKNIRKEGYSVLVEKCKEVNPDCDEKFVKSKIETLRASFRRELKKVEKSKITGSGQDDVYEPSLWYFDLLLFITDQEVVRKGVSSIGKRSRSIASLEEDEEGVDDVEAETQDEITKAQDDASTGIHADIRPSPSSTPVSRPSVSSRSNPGSTTRTNRKKISDFEKKQERFLDTATSVLCNQNKFRAFGNNVGFQLEDMDRQQQVIAEKLISDVLFHGKLGSLKASAAILTEQQPTQRNIPSLNHFMDTNQNNNPYPYRPADAEYFLQDQNYQHQTFSFDPYYVQSQINPTQHQVQRQHLQQQVQQKTCTATKSRYFTSNCTLS; from the exons ATGTCGTTTAACGATAATAAACCATTTTGGTGTgagtttattgaactttataggGAGCAACGAGCTTTATGggacataaaaagtaaaaattattccaacaaaaatatcagaaaagaaGGATATTCCGTTCTCGTTGAAAAATGCAAGGAAGTTAATCCGGATTGCGACGAGAAATTTGTCAAATCCAAAATCGAAACCTTGAGGGCATCGTTCCGAAGAGAGCTGAAAAAGGTTGAAAAATCAAAGATTACCGGAAGTGGTCAGGATGATGTGTATGAACCATCTCTTTGGTATTTTGATTTACTGCTTTTCATAACAGACCAAGAGGTAGTCAGGAAAGGTGTATCTTCGATCGGCAAAAGATCCAGAAGTATTGCGTCCcttgaagaagatgaagaaggagTGGACGACGTGGAAGCGGAAACGCAGGACGAAATAACCAAA gCTCAAGATGACGCATCTACAGGGATACACGCTGATATACGCCCATCACCATCAAGTACACCAGTAAGTCGCCCATCAGTATCAAGTAGGTCTAACCCAGGATCAACTACTCGAACAAACCGAAAAAAGATATCtgattttgaaaagaaacaaGAACGATTTTTGGATACAGCTACGTCTGTCCTATGTAATCAGAATAAGTTCCGGGCTTTTGGAAACAACGTGGGCTTCCAACTGGAAGATATGGACCGTCAACAACAAGTAATTGCAGAAAAGCTTATATCTGATGTTTTGTTCCACGGTAAGTTAGGCAGTTTGAAAGCATCTGCGGCCATATTGACAGAACAACAGCCAACCCAACGGAATATACCATCACTTAACCATTTTATGGACACTAATCAAAACAACAATCCATATCCGTATAGGCCGGCTGACGCTGAATATTTCTTACAAGATCAAAATTATCAACATCAGACATTCAGTTTTGACCCATATTATGTGCAAAGCCAAATCAACCCTACTCAACATCAGGTACAACGACAACATCTACAACAACAAGTACAGCAAAAAACATGTACAGCAACAAAAAGTAGATATTTCACCTCAAACTGTACGTTGTCCTAA